One Tripterygium wilfordii isolate XIE 37 chromosome 10, ASM1340144v1, whole genome shotgun sequence DNA segment encodes these proteins:
- the LOC120008125 gene encoding GPI ethanolamine phosphate transferase 3 isoform X2, which produces MRSEPKPWMDKLLVLQRLASERNSSARIFRAIADPPTTSLQRLKGLTTGGLPTFIDVGNSFGAPAIVEDNLIHQLVLNGKKVVMMGDDTWIQLFPRHFAKSYPFPSFNVKDLHTVDNGCIDHLLPALYEEDWDVLIAHFLGVDHAGHIFGVDSMPMIEKLKQYNSILERVIGVLESQSGPGGLHENTFFLVMGDHGQTLNGDHGGGGAEEVETSIFAMSFKKPPAPTPSEFDSSFCQLDLDQKNMCIGSVQQLDFAVTVSALLGVSFPFGSIGLVNPELYALAGGTWDLKGPTSNCQKQSKLGEWMGNYVNVLCINSWQVKRYIDIYSASSVIGFSSEDLSQVSNLYAQAEEDWSSTKRLLLPEHESCNASSTTFKRQIDAYFSFLSSVAELARSKWTEFNLGMMAVGFGIMLISLFMHFFAIKMVSKSSGLCLPSSVDSDFPTLFIFTLFMVMIRALSFLSNSYILEEGKVANFLLATTGIVRLRYSIRENKRLIEAVAFLLLISILRFAIEVGLSKQAATSAFMNANPSWSIGFSISYHLSTCIAEIVSILALIVLACMQYKTVADRVCCGVYKYVIVATIFSYMLIAVHWALESNLVDFVLLLQGVRRNFIPRIIYAIGFGQLLLLVLGQLLEKETTLNCARSLFIKTVAMLSACSSTVIILSGTQGPLIALACIIGGHSIARLQSVEHNMKDKTPGISTSNPLSVIQWSLLAVCLFFSSGHWCAFDGLRYGAAFIGFDEFVLIRQAILLTIDTFGFSHILPVFGLAYLVSCQDLSGHQTDQEKFLIFMKLTQMYMIYGLITATAVTATVLCVTLQRRHLMVWGLFAPKFVFDVVGLILTDILICLASTYYFSQVKNRDVPQNQITEK; this is translated from the exons ATGCGCTCAG AACCGAAACCATGGATGGACAAATTACTAGTGTTACAAAGGCTGGCATCTGAACGAAATTCATCCGCTAGGATTTTCAGGGCCATTGCAGATCCACCAACAACCAGTTTACAGCGTTTGAAG GGTTTGACAACTGGTGGATTGCCTACTTTTATTGATGTTGGGAATAGCTTTGGAGCTCCAGCAATTGTTGAGGACAACTTGATACATCAA TTGGTTCTTAATGGAAAGAAGGTAGTGATGATGGGGGACGATACCTGGATTCAGTTGTTTCCTCGTCATTTTGCAAAGTCTTATCCCTTTCCATCATTTAATGTTAAGGATCTTCATACG GTAGACAATGGATGCATCGATCACCTTCTTCCTGCCTTGTATGAAGAAGATTGGGATGTTCTCATTGCACATTTTCTTGGCGTG GATCACGCCGGTCATATTTTTGGTGTCGATTCAATGCCAATGATAGAGAAGTTGAAGCAGTACAATTCAATTTTAGAG AGAGTGATTGGTGTGTTGGAGAGCCAGTCTGGACCTGGCGGCTTACATGAGAATACTTTTTTTCTTGTGATGGGTGATCATGGTCAAACCTTAAATGGTGATCATGGTGGTGGGGGTGCTGAAGAG GTTGAAACATCAATTTTTGCCATGAGCTTTAAGAAGCCACCAGCACCCACACCATCTGAATTTGATTCTTCATTTTGTCAACTAGATTTG GACCAGAAGAACATGTGCATCGGCTCTGTCCAACAG CTTGATTTTGCGGTGACAGTTTCAGCACTCCTTGGTGTCTCCTTTCCTTTTGGAAG CATTGGGCTTGTTAATCCAGAGCTATATGCTTTAGCTGGTGGTACATGGGATCTGAAGGGACCTACAAGTAACTGCCAAAAACAGTCAAAACTGGGGGAATGGATGGGCAATTATGTCAATGTCCTATGCATAAATTCTTGGCAG GTGAAAAGGTATATTGACATCTACTCAGCTTCATCAGTCATTGGATTTTCTTCTGAAGACTTGTCGCAAGTGTCAAATCTGTATGCTCAAGCAGAGGAGGATTGGTCATCTACTAAGAGATTGTTATTACCTGAACATGAAAGCTGCAATGCATCTAGTACTACTTTTAAAAGACAAATTGATGCTTATTTTAGCTTCTTGTCAAGTGTTGCTGAGCTGGCACGCTCCAAATGGACCGAGTTTAACTTAGGGATGATGGCTGTTGGATTTGGGATTATGCTAATCTCCCTGTTCATGCATTTCTTTGCAATTAAGATGGTCAGCAAGTCCAGTGGCCTTTGTCTTCCCTCATCTGTGGATTCTGACTTTCCCACTTTATTCATTTTCACTTTATTTATGGTGATGATTCGTGCCTTGAGCTTCCTTTCGAATAGCTATATCT TGGAAGAAGGTAAAGTAGCAAATTTTCTTTTGGCTACAACTGGCATTGTCAGGCTACGATATTCAATCAGAGAAAACAAGAGGCTAATTGAA GCAGTTGCCTTTCTTCTGTTGATTTCCATTCTCAGATTTGCTATTGAAGTTGGGTTATCAAAGCAAGCTGCCACTTCTGCGTTTATGAATGCAAATCCTTCATGGTCAATTGGGTTTTCCATTAGCTATCATTTATCGACTTGCATAGCTGAAATAGTGTCTATACTAGCATTAATAGTATTAGCATGCATGCAATACAAGACTGTTGCTGACAGGGTTTGCTGCGGAGTGTACAAATATGTTATTGTGGCAACTATCTTTAGTTACATGCTAATAGCAGTGCATTGGGCATTGGAAAGTAACTTAGTTGATTTTGTTCTGCTCCTTCAAGGAGTCAGAAGAAATTTTATTCCAAGAATAATATATGCTATTGGATTTGGGCAACTACTCTTACTGGTGTTGGGCCAGCTCTTGGAAAAAGAGACGACTTTAAATTGTGCAAGGAGCTTATTTATTAAAACAGTGGCGATGCTTTCAGCCTGCAGTTCCACAGTCATTATTCTGTCAGGAACACAAGGTCCCTTGATTGCTTTGGCATGCATAATTGGAG GTCATTCCATAGCAAGGTTGCAAAGTGTAGAACATAATATGAAGGACAAAACACCTGGAATTTCAACTAGCAATCCCTTAAGTGTGATCCAGTGGAGCCTTTTAGCTGTTTGTCTGTTTTTCTCAAGTGGTCACTG GTGTGCATTTGATGGCCTGCGATATGGTGCTGCATTTATAGG GTTTGATGAATTTGTCCTTATTCGCCAAGCAATCCTTCTTACAATAGATACTTTTGGATTTTCTCACATCCTTCCAGTATTTGGACTTGCATATCTTGTTTCTTGCCAAGATTTGTCGGGTCATCAGACTGACCAGGAAAAATTTCTCATCTTCATGAAATTAACTCAA ATGTATATGATATATGGACTCATAACTGCCACTGCAGTCACAGCCACTGTTTTATGTGTTACCCTTCAAAGACGACACTTAATG GTATGGGGATTATTTGCTCCGAAGTTTGTTTTTGATGTGGTGGGTCTTATCCTTACGGACATTCTAATCTGCTTGGCATCAACCTACTATTTCAGTCAAGTGAAGAACCGTGATGTACCTCAAAATCAGATTACTGAAAAGTGA
- the LOC120008125 gene encoding GPI ethanolamine phosphate transferase 3 isoform X3, protein MMGDDTWIQLFPRHFAKSYPFPSFNVKDLHTVDNGCIDHLLPALYEEDWDVLIAHFLGVDHAGHIFGVDSMPMIEKLKQYNSILERVIGVLESQSGPGGLHENTFFLVMGDHGQTLNGDHGGGGAEEVETSIFAMSFKKPPAPTPSEFDSSFCQLDLDQKNMCIGSVQQLDFAVTVSALLGVSFPFGSIGLVNPELYALAGGTWDLKGPTSNCQKQSKLGEWMGNYVNVLCINSWQVKRYIDIYSASSVIGFSSEDLSQVSNLYAQAEEDWSSTKRLLLPEHESCNASSTTFKRQIDAYFSFLSSVAELARSKWTEFNLGMMAVGFGIMLISLFMHFFAIKMVSKSSGLCLPSSVDSDFPTLFIFTLFMVMIRALSFLSNSYILEEGKVANFLLATTGIVRLRYSIRENKRLIEAVAFLLLISILRFAIEVGLSKQAATSAFMNANPSWSIGFSISYHLSTCIAEIVSILALIVLACMQYKTVADRVCCGVYKYVIVATIFSYMLIAVHWALESNLVDFVLLLQGVRRNFIPRIIYAIGFGQLLLLVLGQLLEKETTLNCARSLFIKTVAMLSACSSTVIILSGTQGPLIALACIIGGHSIARLQSVEHNMKDKTPGISTSNPLSVIQWSLLAVCLFFSSGHWCAFDGLRYGAAFIGFDEFVLIRQAILLTIDTFGFSHILPVFGLAYLVSCQDLSGHQTDQEKFLIFMKLTQMYMIYGLITATAVTATVLCVTLQRRHLMVWGLFAPKFVFDVVGLILTDILICLASTYYFSQVKNRDVPQNQITEK, encoded by the exons ATGATGGGGGACGATACCTGGATTCAGTTGTTTCCTCGTCATTTTGCAAAGTCTTATCCCTTTCCATCATTTAATGTTAAGGATCTTCATACG GTAGACAATGGATGCATCGATCACCTTCTTCCTGCCTTGTATGAAGAAGATTGGGATGTTCTCATTGCACATTTTCTTGGCGTG GATCACGCCGGTCATATTTTTGGTGTCGATTCAATGCCAATGATAGAGAAGTTGAAGCAGTACAATTCAATTTTAGAG AGAGTGATTGGTGTGTTGGAGAGCCAGTCTGGACCTGGCGGCTTACATGAGAATACTTTTTTTCTTGTGATGGGTGATCATGGTCAAACCTTAAATGGTGATCATGGTGGTGGGGGTGCTGAAGAG GTTGAAACATCAATTTTTGCCATGAGCTTTAAGAAGCCACCAGCACCCACACCATCTGAATTTGATTCTTCATTTTGTCAACTAGATTTG GACCAGAAGAACATGTGCATCGGCTCTGTCCAACAG CTTGATTTTGCGGTGACAGTTTCAGCACTCCTTGGTGTCTCCTTTCCTTTTGGAAG CATTGGGCTTGTTAATCCAGAGCTATATGCTTTAGCTGGTGGTACATGGGATCTGAAGGGACCTACAAGTAACTGCCAAAAACAGTCAAAACTGGGGGAATGGATGGGCAATTATGTCAATGTCCTATGCATAAATTCTTGGCAG GTGAAAAGGTATATTGACATCTACTCAGCTTCATCAGTCATTGGATTTTCTTCTGAAGACTTGTCGCAAGTGTCAAATCTGTATGCTCAAGCAGAGGAGGATTGGTCATCTACTAAGAGATTGTTATTACCTGAACATGAAAGCTGCAATGCATCTAGTACTACTTTTAAAAGACAAATTGATGCTTATTTTAGCTTCTTGTCAAGTGTTGCTGAGCTGGCACGCTCCAAATGGACCGAGTTTAACTTAGGGATGATGGCTGTTGGATTTGGGATTATGCTAATCTCCCTGTTCATGCATTTCTTTGCAATTAAGATGGTCAGCAAGTCCAGTGGCCTTTGTCTTCCCTCATCTGTGGATTCTGACTTTCCCACTTTATTCATTTTCACTTTATTTATGGTGATGATTCGTGCCTTGAGCTTCCTTTCGAATAGCTATATCT TGGAAGAAGGTAAAGTAGCAAATTTTCTTTTGGCTACAACTGGCATTGTCAGGCTACGATATTCAATCAGAGAAAACAAGAGGCTAATTGAA GCAGTTGCCTTTCTTCTGTTGATTTCCATTCTCAGATTTGCTATTGAAGTTGGGTTATCAAAGCAAGCTGCCACTTCTGCGTTTATGAATGCAAATCCTTCATGGTCAATTGGGTTTTCCATTAGCTATCATTTATCGACTTGCATAGCTGAAATAGTGTCTATACTAGCATTAATAGTATTAGCATGCATGCAATACAAGACTGTTGCTGACAGGGTTTGCTGCGGAGTGTACAAATATGTTATTGTGGCAACTATCTTTAGTTACATGCTAATAGCAGTGCATTGGGCATTGGAAAGTAACTTAGTTGATTTTGTTCTGCTCCTTCAAGGAGTCAGAAGAAATTTTATTCCAAGAATAATATATGCTATTGGATTTGGGCAACTACTCTTACTGGTGTTGGGCCAGCTCTTGGAAAAAGAGACGACTTTAAATTGTGCAAGGAGCTTATTTATTAAAACAGTGGCGATGCTTTCAGCCTGCAGTTCCACAGTCATTATTCTGTCAGGAACACAAGGTCCCTTGATTGCTTTGGCATGCATAATTGGAG GTCATTCCATAGCAAGGTTGCAAAGTGTAGAACATAATATGAAGGACAAAACACCTGGAATTTCAACTAGCAATCCCTTAAGTGTGATCCAGTGGAGCCTTTTAGCTGTTTGTCTGTTTTTCTCAAGTGGTCACTG GTGTGCATTTGATGGCCTGCGATATGGTGCTGCATTTATAGG GTTTGATGAATTTGTCCTTATTCGCCAAGCAATCCTTCTTACAATAGATACTTTTGGATTTTCTCACATCCTTCCAGTATTTGGACTTGCATATCTTGTTTCTTGCCAAGATTTGTCGGGTCATCAGACTGACCAGGAAAAATTTCTCATCTTCATGAAATTAACTCAA ATGTATATGATATATGGACTCATAACTGCCACTGCAGTCACAGCCACTGTTTTATGTGTTACCCTTCAAAGACGACACTTAATG GTATGGGGATTATTTGCTCCGAAGTTTGTTTTTGATGTGGTGGGTCTTATCCTTACGGACATTCTAATCTGCTTGGCATCAACCTACTATTTCAGTCAAGTGAAGAACCGTGATGTACCTCAAAATCAGATTACTGAAAAGTGA
- the LOC120008125 gene encoding GPI ethanolamine phosphate transferase 3 isoform X1: MAKADTSEDREKMGTQSRGNWSWFFWAIMVVHCVAILIFTRGFLLTRTELPYHSNCSDIRSSPCLFDSDTNLNNNNNNQSRSDQFCWTRPAVNRLVIIVLDALRFDFVAPSTFFEEPKPWMDKLLVLQRLASERNSSARIFRAIADPPTTSLQRLKGLTTGGLPTFIDVGNSFGAPAIVEDNLIHQLVLNGKKVVMMGDDTWIQLFPRHFAKSYPFPSFNVKDLHTVDNGCIDHLLPALYEEDWDVLIAHFLGVDHAGHIFGVDSMPMIEKLKQYNSILERVIGVLESQSGPGGLHENTFFLVMGDHGQTLNGDHGGGGAEEVETSIFAMSFKKPPAPTPSEFDSSFCQLDLDQKNMCIGSVQQLDFAVTVSALLGVSFPFGSIGLVNPELYALAGGTWDLKGPTSNCQKQSKLGEWMGNYVNVLCINSWQVKRYIDIYSASSVIGFSSEDLSQVSNLYAQAEEDWSSTKRLLLPEHESCNASSTTFKRQIDAYFSFLSSVAELARSKWTEFNLGMMAVGFGIMLISLFMHFFAIKMVSKSSGLCLPSSVDSDFPTLFIFTLFMVMIRALSFLSNSYILEEGKVANFLLATTGIVRLRYSIRENKRLIEAVAFLLLISILRFAIEVGLSKQAATSAFMNANPSWSIGFSISYHLSTCIAEIVSILALIVLACMQYKTVADRVCCGVYKYVIVATIFSYMLIAVHWALESNLVDFVLLLQGVRRNFIPRIIYAIGFGQLLLLVLGQLLEKETTLNCARSLFIKTVAMLSACSSTVIILSGTQGPLIALACIIGGHSIARLQSVEHNMKDKTPGISTSNPLSVIQWSLLAVCLFFSSGHWCAFDGLRYGAAFIGFDEFVLIRQAILLTIDTFGFSHILPVFGLAYLVSCQDLSGHQTDQEKFLIFMKLTQMYMIYGLITATAVTATVLCVTLQRRHLMVWGLFAPKFVFDVVGLILTDILICLASTYYFSQVKNRDVPQNQITEK; the protein is encoded by the exons ATGGCTAAAGCGGATACAAGTGAAGATCGAGAGAAGATGGGGACTCAGAGTAGAGGGAATTGGAGTTGGTTTTTCTGGGCGATAATGGTAGTGCACTGTGTGGCAATACTAATATTTACGCGCGGGTTTTTGTTGACTCGAACGGAGCTTCCCTACCACAGTAATTGCTCTGATATCCGCAGTTCCCCCTGCCTATTCGATTCTGATACAAATCTcaacaataacaacaataaCCAGAGCCGGAGCGATCAGTTTTGTTGGACCAGACCTGCAGTGAATCGCCTTGTCATCATCGTCCTTGATGCGCTCAG GTTTGATTTTGTTGCTCCCAGCACGTTTTTTGAAG AACCGAAACCATGGATGGACAAATTACTAGTGTTACAAAGGCTGGCATCTGAACGAAATTCATCCGCTAGGATTTTCAGGGCCATTGCAGATCCACCAACAACCAGTTTACAGCGTTTGAAG GGTTTGACAACTGGTGGATTGCCTACTTTTATTGATGTTGGGAATAGCTTTGGAGCTCCAGCAATTGTTGAGGACAACTTGATACATCAA TTGGTTCTTAATGGAAAGAAGGTAGTGATGATGGGGGACGATACCTGGATTCAGTTGTTTCCTCGTCATTTTGCAAAGTCTTATCCCTTTCCATCATTTAATGTTAAGGATCTTCATACG GTAGACAATGGATGCATCGATCACCTTCTTCCTGCCTTGTATGAAGAAGATTGGGATGTTCTCATTGCACATTTTCTTGGCGTG GATCACGCCGGTCATATTTTTGGTGTCGATTCAATGCCAATGATAGAGAAGTTGAAGCAGTACAATTCAATTTTAGAG AGAGTGATTGGTGTGTTGGAGAGCCAGTCTGGACCTGGCGGCTTACATGAGAATACTTTTTTTCTTGTGATGGGTGATCATGGTCAAACCTTAAATGGTGATCATGGTGGTGGGGGTGCTGAAGAG GTTGAAACATCAATTTTTGCCATGAGCTTTAAGAAGCCACCAGCACCCACACCATCTGAATTTGATTCTTCATTTTGTCAACTAGATTTG GACCAGAAGAACATGTGCATCGGCTCTGTCCAACAG CTTGATTTTGCGGTGACAGTTTCAGCACTCCTTGGTGTCTCCTTTCCTTTTGGAAG CATTGGGCTTGTTAATCCAGAGCTATATGCTTTAGCTGGTGGTACATGGGATCTGAAGGGACCTACAAGTAACTGCCAAAAACAGTCAAAACTGGGGGAATGGATGGGCAATTATGTCAATGTCCTATGCATAAATTCTTGGCAG GTGAAAAGGTATATTGACATCTACTCAGCTTCATCAGTCATTGGATTTTCTTCTGAAGACTTGTCGCAAGTGTCAAATCTGTATGCTCAAGCAGAGGAGGATTGGTCATCTACTAAGAGATTGTTATTACCTGAACATGAAAGCTGCAATGCATCTAGTACTACTTTTAAAAGACAAATTGATGCTTATTTTAGCTTCTTGTCAAGTGTTGCTGAGCTGGCACGCTCCAAATGGACCGAGTTTAACTTAGGGATGATGGCTGTTGGATTTGGGATTATGCTAATCTCCCTGTTCATGCATTTCTTTGCAATTAAGATGGTCAGCAAGTCCAGTGGCCTTTGTCTTCCCTCATCTGTGGATTCTGACTTTCCCACTTTATTCATTTTCACTTTATTTATGGTGATGATTCGTGCCTTGAGCTTCCTTTCGAATAGCTATATCT TGGAAGAAGGTAAAGTAGCAAATTTTCTTTTGGCTACAACTGGCATTGTCAGGCTACGATATTCAATCAGAGAAAACAAGAGGCTAATTGAA GCAGTTGCCTTTCTTCTGTTGATTTCCATTCTCAGATTTGCTATTGAAGTTGGGTTATCAAAGCAAGCTGCCACTTCTGCGTTTATGAATGCAAATCCTTCATGGTCAATTGGGTTTTCCATTAGCTATCATTTATCGACTTGCATAGCTGAAATAGTGTCTATACTAGCATTAATAGTATTAGCATGCATGCAATACAAGACTGTTGCTGACAGGGTTTGCTGCGGAGTGTACAAATATGTTATTGTGGCAACTATCTTTAGTTACATGCTAATAGCAGTGCATTGGGCATTGGAAAGTAACTTAGTTGATTTTGTTCTGCTCCTTCAAGGAGTCAGAAGAAATTTTATTCCAAGAATAATATATGCTATTGGATTTGGGCAACTACTCTTACTGGTGTTGGGCCAGCTCTTGGAAAAAGAGACGACTTTAAATTGTGCAAGGAGCTTATTTATTAAAACAGTGGCGATGCTTTCAGCCTGCAGTTCCACAGTCATTATTCTGTCAGGAACACAAGGTCCCTTGATTGCTTTGGCATGCATAATTGGAG GTCATTCCATAGCAAGGTTGCAAAGTGTAGAACATAATATGAAGGACAAAACACCTGGAATTTCAACTAGCAATCCCTTAAGTGTGATCCAGTGGAGCCTTTTAGCTGTTTGTCTGTTTTTCTCAAGTGGTCACTG GTGTGCATTTGATGGCCTGCGATATGGTGCTGCATTTATAGG GTTTGATGAATTTGTCCTTATTCGCCAAGCAATCCTTCTTACAATAGATACTTTTGGATTTTCTCACATCCTTCCAGTATTTGGACTTGCATATCTTGTTTCTTGCCAAGATTTGTCGGGTCATCAGACTGACCAGGAAAAATTTCTCATCTTCATGAAATTAACTCAA ATGTATATGATATATGGACTCATAACTGCCACTGCAGTCACAGCCACTGTTTTATGTGTTACCCTTCAAAGACGACACTTAATG GTATGGGGATTATTTGCTCCGAAGTTTGTTTTTGATGTGGTGGGTCTTATCCTTACGGACATTCTAATCTGCTTGGCATCAACCTACTATTTCAGTCAAGTGAAGAACCGTGATGTACCTCAAAATCAGATTACTGAAAAGTGA